A portion of the Candidatus Flexicrinis proximus genome contains these proteins:
- a CDS encoding extracellular solute-binding protein, whose protein sequence is MSSNKISRRDFLRAARNAGFVVAFSASGVPIVFAQDPTATPPPLPEGAAGKLTIIHKTEYVAEVQELFRSNVVQWAADNGFELDISTANPELFGDFTAKMLAAVQAGNPPDLGYHFLSIPQMYSLDIVEDVTDVVEQAMALYGPVVPPVLAELNAKINDRWWAVPFMSLTGAWMARRDVFEAAGIDIASIDTWEGRREAALAISDPDNSMWGWGFTLNRSGDGHGLILSVIQSFGGTFTDETGLVVNFNSPETIAAVEWLKETYTSDKYKPMLPPGVESWTDTSNNEAYLAGTIGLTLNQLSIYAKAKLDGNPVFENTTLLHAPRWLDGRLPEGGQNGWFTIFKGAKNIDAAKALILHMLNPETFTPMAQIGGGLFLPAYQNLWTDDLIAADPNFEVIRDIMFNPDVSYGRSHPAKPSALFDAIDASGITSQLMANVISGGMSVADAVQDAHDKIVQIWEEGGVPQA, encoded by the coding sequence ATGTCTTCAAACAAGATCAGCCGCAGAGATTTCCTGCGGGCCGCCAGAAATGCGGGTTTTGTCGTCGCCTTTTCCGCATCCGGTGTCCCCATTGTTTTCGCGCAGGACCCGACCGCCACGCCGCCGCCCCTCCCTGAGGGTGCCGCCGGCAAGCTCACCATCATCCACAAGACCGAATACGTCGCGGAAGTGCAGGAGCTGTTCCGTTCAAACGTTGTGCAGTGGGCCGCGGATAACGGGTTCGAACTCGACATCTCGACCGCCAACCCCGAGCTTTTCGGCGACTTTACAGCCAAGATGCTCGCCGCCGTCCAGGCCGGCAATCCACCTGATCTCGGTTATCACTTCCTGAGCATTCCGCAGATGTATTCGCTCGATATCGTCGAGGACGTCACCGACGTCGTCGAGCAGGCCATGGCGCTGTACGGCCCGGTTGTGCCGCCGGTACTGGCCGAACTTAACGCGAAAATCAACGACCGCTGGTGGGCTGTACCGTTCATGAGCCTGACCGGCGCATGGATGGCCCGCCGCGACGTCTTCGAAGCAGCCGGCATCGACATCGCCTCGATCGACACCTGGGAAGGGCGCCGCGAAGCTGCCCTTGCCATCTCCGACCCCGACAACAGCATGTGGGGATGGGGTTTCACCCTCAACCGCTCCGGCGACGGCCATGGCCTGATCCTGAGCGTCATCCAGAGCTTCGGCGGGACGTTCACCGATGAAACCGGCCTGGTGGTCAACTTCAACTCGCCGGAGACCATCGCCGCGGTCGAATGGCTCAAGGAAACCTACACCAGCGACAAGTACAAGCCGATGCTCCCGCCGGGCGTCGAAAGCTGGACGGATACCAGCAATAACGAGGCGTATCTGGCCGGAACCATTGGCCTGACGCTCAACCAGTTGAGCATTTACGCCAAGGCCAAGCTGGACGGAAACCCCGTCTTCGAGAATACCACCCTGCTGCACGCGCCGCGCTGGCTGGATGGCCGCCTGCCTGAAGGCGGACAGAACGGCTGGTTCACGATCTTCAAAGGCGCCAAGAACATCGATGCGGCCAAGGCGCTCATCCTCCACATGCTCAACCCGGAAACCTTCACCCCCATGGCTCAGATCGGCGGCGGCTTGTTCCTGCCTGCCTATCAGAACCTTTGGACCGATGACCTGATCGCCGCCGATCCGAACTTCGAAGTGATCCGCGACATCATGTTCAACCCCGACGTTTCCTACGGCCGCTCGCATCCGGCCAAGCCCAGCGCGCTGTTCGATGCCATCGACGCGTCCGGCATCACCAGCCAGTTGATGGCGAATGTCATCAGCGGCGGCATGAGTGTCGCCGATGCGGTCCAGGATGCCCACGACAAGATCGTCCAGATTTGGGAAGAGGGCGGCGTACCACAAGCCTAG
- a CDS encoding ABC transporter permease subunit, with protein MTTEATPGVRLNPRQTTWTARLNALLGRDWRIALPFVLPIVLIMVGLIFWPFINAIILSMTTRNVMTRSDVYVGLDNYARLLKDTDYLNSVGTTLVFTFASVTVKFFVGMSVALLLNSKIPFRSILTGLMLLPWIVPEVVTALAWRSIYDPIFGGLNPILMQFGVIKQPVAWLGSNPPGLALASVIAVNVWKGIPFYTILLLSGLKAIDREQIEAAAVDGASIIKRFRHVTLPGLRYVIIVTLLLSFISTFNTFGLIYLMTGGGPGGATRVYSVLAYEKAIIGLRFGPGAATAFSMAPVMIVLIFVLARFMRPEQTAHTSASSGSRYSRLLDLAGYALGAVIDLVLLPFELIADGVGWIWKRIVPPKPLGQPRVTHAQREKAGVVARLVGLLPMLIFVLFPFYWIVITSFKTDLQIQRFTDIFWPTPWTGEQYRSLLMETQFLTWFKNTVIVATSSTILSVSMAALAAYALARLKFLGGGILTTLLLVTYLLPGSLLFIPLYKILTDIGVINTYGALILTYPTFLMPFATWVMIGYFRSIPVELEEAALIDGASRLTAFRRITLPLAAPALLSVTLFAFTTAWNEFLFGFVFITSDALKTLPVGLQLLVFGDIYPWGQLMAASLMMAIPVVAVYIFAQRFLVEGLTSGSMKG; from the coding sequence ATGACTACAGAAGCTACTCCTGGGGTGCGCCTGAATCCCCGGCAGACGACCTGGACTGCCCGGCTCAATGCGCTGCTGGGACGCGACTGGCGCATTGCCCTGCCTTTCGTGCTCCCCATCGTTCTCATCATGGTAGGGCTGATCTTCTGGCCGTTCATCAACGCCATCATCCTGAGCATGACCACCCGCAACGTCATGACCCGCAGCGACGTGTATGTCGGTCTCGACAACTACGCACGGCTGCTCAAAGACACCGACTATCTGAACTCCGTCGGCACGACACTGGTCTTCACCTTTGCGTCTGTAACAGTCAAGTTCTTTGTTGGGATGTCCGTTGCGCTGCTGCTGAACAGCAAAATCCCGTTCCGCAGCATCCTGACCGGCCTGATGCTGCTGCCGTGGATCGTCCCGGAAGTCGTGACGGCGCTGGCCTGGCGCAGCATCTACGACCCCATTTTCGGCGGCCTCAACCCGATCCTTATGCAGTTCGGCGTTATCAAGCAGCCTGTTGCCTGGCTTGGCTCCAATCCGCCGGGGCTGGCGCTGGCCAGCGTGATCGCCGTCAATGTCTGGAAGGGCATTCCCTTCTATACCATCCTGCTCCTGTCCGGCCTCAAAGCCATTGACCGCGAGCAGATCGAAGCGGCTGCCGTCGATGGTGCCAGTATCATCAAACGCTTCCGGCATGTCACGCTGCCCGGCCTGCGCTACGTTATCATCGTCACCCTGCTGCTCTCGTTCATCTCGACCTTCAACACCTTCGGCCTGATTTATCTCATGACCGGCGGCGGGCCGGGCGGGGCGACCCGTGTCTACTCCGTCCTCGCCTACGAGAAGGCTATCATCGGCTTGCGCTTCGGCCCTGGCGCCGCCACGGCCTTCAGTATGGCCCCGGTGATGATCGTCCTGATCTTCGTGCTTGCCCGCTTCATGCGCCCGGAGCAGACGGCGCACACCAGCGCCTCTTCGGGATCCCGCTACAGCCGGCTGCTCGATCTGGCTGGCTATGCGCTGGGGGCCGTGATCGATCTCGTCCTGCTGCCCTTCGAGCTTATCGCCGACGGGGTGGGTTGGATCTGGAAGCGGATCGTGCCACCCAAACCCCTCGGACAACCACGTGTGACCCACGCCCAGCGAGAAAAGGCCGGCGTCGTGGCGCGGCTCGTCGGGCTGCTGCCCATGCTTATCTTTGTGCTCTTCCCGTTCTACTGGATCGTAATTACCTCGTTCAAAACCGATCTCCAAATCCAACGCTTCACGGATATTTTCTGGCCCACACCCTGGACCGGGGAGCAGTACCGGTCGCTGCTGATGGAAACGCAGTTCCTGACCTGGTTCAAGAACACCGTCATCGTCGCGACCAGCAGCACAATTCTGTCCGTCTCGATGGCGGCGCTGGCCGCTTATGCCCTGGCGCGGCTCAAGTTCCTCGGCGGCGGCATCCTGACCACGCTGCTGCTTGTCACCTATCTGCTGCCGGGCTCGCTGCTGTTCATTCCGCTCTATAAGATCCTCACCGACATCGGCGTCATCAATACCTACGGCGCGCTGATCCTCACCTATCCGACCTTCCTGATGCCGTTTGCCACCTGGGTCATGATCGGCTATTTCCGGTCGATCCCAGTCGAGCTCGAAGAAGCCGCCCTCATCGACGGCGCGAGCCGGCTGACCGCCTTCCGCAGGATTACCCTCCCGCTGGCCGCGCCCGCGCTCCTGTCGGTCACCCTCTTCGCATTCACCACCGCCTGGAACGAGTTCCTGTTCGGTTTTGTGTTCATCACCAGCGATGCCCTCAAGACGCTCCCCGTCGGTCTGCAGCTGCTGGTCTTTGGCGATATCTACCCCTGGGGGCAGCTGATGGCCGCTTCCCTGATGATGGCTATTCCGGTTGTCGCGGTCTATATCTTCGCCCAGCGTTTCCTGGTCGAAGGGCTGACCTCCGGCAGCATGAAAGGTTAG